The window TTGTGTAGAATTTTAAGGGTTTAGAGATTGTGTAGGAACTATCATCTTCTTGAGACTTGACAACTGTTGGGTCTGTGtctttttttgaaacaaatagcTGCTTAGGACCTCCAAGAATCTTGGCATAGCAAATGTGTGCAGCTGTTGATGTTGGTGTAGTGTCAAAGGGAAGGTTTGTCTCAAAAGAGCCATCTTCTTCTGTTGTAGCCATGGCCAATGTTTTCACCTGGTTACACTTCACTGAAACCTTAATTCCTGGGCAATTTTGAAAATTGTGGGGAAAATATGATACTATAAATTAGAATGTCCAGAACTTCATTGCTTCTTTTTAATTAACTAAAAACACTACTGTTTCCGTgtttcttgctcaaataatgcaaAGAAGATTGATACCATAATTTATTTGATGGCACTAGTTAATATTGCGTCGCATAACCAGCTCCAAAATAAAGTCAATAAAGTTAGATAGCACCCTTGACCTAGTTAAAACATATTTCCTTTTTCCTTTAGAACAGCATGTATTTTGACTGAAATATGTTTTTGATAAAATATTTTTGCAGTGTTGGATTGCTTCCATTAAGTTGGAATAATGACTTCTACTCATTTATAGACGAAAATCATTCTCCTATGCAAATATCTCAACTTTTACTCTATATCGCTTCAACCAACACTTACCAGCAAAGATATAATCCCAAAAACAGATGATTTTTGaagataaaatattttccttcataccaaacacaaaTAAGTAAAACATTTCCCAGCACTCTTtattaaaggatggaaagatAACTTCAAACACCAATAGGCTAGGTTGCAACTCAAGTTAACTGCTCGAATAGGAAAAGAAACTAAACCTGAGAGATCAGAATGCTGGTTGCAGTCTAGGCAAGTGACAGAACCTTTCAAGACATGGCAAGAGGAAAACTGAAGGGTGGCAACAGCCAAAGTGATGAATAGTGCAAATCCAAGCTGATAAGATGATGCCATTGAAGCTTGCTAGCTAGTAGTACAAACTGTAATGGAACTTAGGATTAGTATACCTATAACAATAAAAATGAGGATGCAAAAACATTCTATAAATAGAGTAGCAAGTAGTCCATGAGAAACAGTAAATGAAAGGGTCCCCAAAGTCTGAGTTGGTAGTTGGAATCACTTATGCTGGCTAGTCTTTGGGAATTCAAACAGAACTACACTACATTTCCTCTAACTCCTTACTTTCAAATTATTGTCCATATTTGTATGTCTTTTATGGGTTTTGCACATGGTTTGAGAGACACATCTAATAAGCTTAATCACAAAAGCTTTTACCTAAACTACCGTGCCTTTATTTTATATATGTCTCTTAAACGTCTCACTTACTTAATTGTCCATTAATTGGAGTAGTACACTTAGGATGAATTtgtaaaggaattttttttttaacaaatgcTCCTTGTTTTTCTTAAAACGTCAAACATATATTTTAAAACATAAATAATTTACGAAGTAGGAATTGCTTTGACGATGTTAATACTCTAGTATCATGGTGAATTTGATGCCATTGAAGTTTACCAGCTAGTTCAGATTTTAAAATTTCTCGTACCGTATGTTTAAATCAAACCAATAGACGATGTATGACACGTGTTTATACATAGTCTTCTATCACTTAACCATGGTAATTTATCAATAATTTGATCTCATTAGATCACTTAACTTTAGTAAATTGAGGAAGTTTGTACTTTGTTGTATACACCCGGGACAAGTAAATTTTTAATAACCATAACATAATGTAGTCATCGCACCATATAGCAAGCACTAGGGTACATTTATCTCTAGTGGGTAAAGTTAATCCGTTTCCACTCCATAAAATAGGAGAGAGAGAGATTGTGGTGTAACGGTATTATGGGACAAAGCTTTTAGCACATTTATtgtaattatggccaatattttggctaatggagtccatctcacataagcataaacaTCTTTgtaaagtgtagactttgttggcaatattctttgggacccaaaaatattgtattgtgtgttggacatcatttgcacaagttgtatctcttcttttacacctaagaggccaagacttttttgcctataaaagggaatgtcattagttcattttagacacaccaacaagacttgagacttcatttcttgttttttcctttcctcctttattaagagtgttttgtatgagagttaagtgttgagaagcacttgtgtgaactctttctttggagtgatcttgtgaggttactttcttagggtatttgggattaattagagtatttactctaattttgtactctcgtTTGTACTCTTTtcgtatagtgaaattgctcttcTCCGCTtatggacgtaggtcactttgatcgaaccacgttaaattgatATCTTCTTTATCTGCTTTAATTGCGTTGTTATCAACTTTCATTgtatttgttattgtcattataccgttgtttgacTAAATTTCACCCTACACGAATTTCCGATCCTAACATTTATAATTGTGCTAACTGCTaacatttcatgaattactagCTAAAATATCATAGATCGATGCATGCTTCAttatttgttgtttgaaatcTCTGGCTTATGATAAACTGCAGGGTGGATAAATACCCAACCACATAGGTGGTTGTTCTTGAACCGCTTGAATTAATTGGAGGAGAGTTAGAACTTTATTTCATATCTGCAGATACGTACAATGAAATCTTGTATATACACATGGCAGTTGATCTTTCTTTCCCCATCAACAGGACGCATTTACTCCGAAGCCATACACTATTTTTCTACAAGGACGTTTATCTATACTGCCTCTCATCATCTAGAGATCAGCTCATAAATGCTTGAATAGTGGGGAATCCTAACTAGCACCGTTGAAAATCGAACCGAAATCGTTAATCGAACAGATAACTTATTGGCTTATTGACATCGGATTATCGGGTAATGGATGGTGaacggattgagattttataattaacggcttaacggtttgggggcggattactcaattttcttatcggataaaccgttaacccataatttttatatttatactttcCTATGGATCTTGAAGTAGCAAGAACTCCTAAGACTCGATATCCATTCTAATTTATAACTTTCCCATCCAAATTTTCAATTCTATCCAGCTCATTAGGTCTATTAGGATGCGTGCACGAAGTCAGTCAATAAAACCACCCATAAAAAAGAATCCATTACAATATTATACCAATTTTTTATTTGGTCtagccgataaaccgcccgataatcgTTAATCCGATATCAATCCGCCCGTTGTCTTATTAGATGGCTAGcagattactacatttataatccgataaccgataagccgaaCCGTTAAGCGTAATTATCCGTCCGATAAGCACCCCTAATCCTAACCCGGGTTCACAATAACTCAATAGTGTTTGCCCGAAGtctgtatatgtattaaaaattttactaaatatttattattgtatattaccTTGAGGTATCTgagaacccataaacttcaaatcctaaattcacTTGTGTCTACAAATTCCTCATGCAAATTTTTCTGCCGGGCGTCGGTCGGTTCGGTTTTTTCGATTTTCGATTTGCGATTTTTAATAACCAAAACCGAACCAAAGTATTTTCGGTACGGTTTGGTTTTATTGCGGTTTGGTGCGGCTATTTTcggttttatttttcgattttttatttttgattttattttcggTGCTAATGTAACAATACGTGCCACATCCATTTATGTGGTGTTATCCTTCATCCAATTTGTTACTGTACATTAGATTCCTAATGATTCAATGAGACATTTTACTTCACTATTAACAAGTGATGCCATCTTTTGTACTGAACTAGTTTTGCATTGCCCTAGTGGTCTGCtaattcatctatattttttgaCCGTTCTAACAGTTGTATTTTATCCTATGTGGTGCTGTCAAACATGGCCAATTGGAGGAGAATCTGTAACGTATGATAATGTTTTAATTCTATATCTGGATTCTAGTATTATATGCCCCACAAATTTGGTAGCATAAGAAAAGGGTAGTTAAACTAAAGCTAGAAATTGAGAAGAGCTTCATGAGTTtccttatcttctttttttt is drawn from Nicotiana tabacum cultivar K326 chromosome 22, ASM71507v2, whole genome shotgun sequence and contains these coding sequences:
- the LOC107802056 gene encoding uncharacterized protein LOC107802056, with amino-acid sequence MASSYQLGFALFITLAVATLQFSSCHVLKGSVTCLDCNQHSDLSGIKVSVKCNQVKTLAMATTEEDGSFETNLPFDTTPTSTAAHICYAKILGGPKQLFVSKKDTDPTVVKSQEDDSSYTISKPLKFYTKYSKFGSSKTIDLPVPKEWGLAPTSYYIPFIPIIGIP